The following are encoded together in the Corynebacterium jeikeium genome:
- a CDS encoding carboxymuconolactone decarboxylase family protein codes for MGDKTTPLGPGPVARKQHLRRLGPFGAFATRVGARVTKKKNLGVFATIGRAPRLFFFWLLYGGSMMPFGYLSRVETEMIILRVAYLRGSAYEADQHRALAAKVGVKDIDALFQPEHGRTGRHGTLLDAAEQLVRDRGLSDDMAQRLRGLLSEREQVAFVMLVTNYDGLATALDVMGVSVDEPR; via the coding sequence ATGGGAGACAAAACTACACCTTTGGGGCCTGGCCCCGTTGCACGTAAACAACACCTGCGTCGCCTCGGCCCGTTTGGCGCCTTCGCCACGCGCGTGGGCGCCCGGGTCACCAAAAAGAAGAACCTCGGAGTGTTCGCCACCATTGGCCGCGCCCCGCGCTTGTTCTTCTTTTGGCTGCTGTACGGCGGCTCGATGATGCCCTTCGGTTACCTTTCGCGCGTCGAAACCGAGATGATCATCCTGCGCGTCGCCTACCTGCGCGGCAGCGCCTACGAAGCCGACCAGCACCGTGCGCTCGCAGCCAAGGTTGGGGTCAAGGATATTGACGCCCTGTTCCAGCCCGAACACGGCCGCACCGGGCGCCACGGCACTCTGCTGGACGCCGCCGAGCAGCTCGTCCGCGACCGCGGGCTTTCCGACGACATGGCCCAGCGGCTACGGGGTCTGCTGAGCGAGCGCGAGCAGGTCGCGTTCGTCATGTTGGTCACCAACTACGACGGCCTGGCCACGGCGCTGGATGTCATGGGAGTCTCAGTCGACGAGCCGCGCTAG
- the map gene encoding type I methionyl aminopeptidase has translation MTRAPLTPGNPTPIRSVPAHIERPEYAWKDSVQENIGEPWVQTPETIEKMREASRIAADALQAAGAAVAPGVTTDEVDRVAHEYMCDHGAYPSTLGYRHFPKSSCVSLNEIICHGIPDSTVIQDGDIVNIDVTAYKNGVHGDTNATFLAGDVSEEHRLLVERTEEAMWRGIKAVKPGRQINIIGRVIESYAKRFGYNVVEDFTGHGVGPTFHNGLVVLHYDRPTMYTDLLEPGMTLTIEPMINLGGLDYEVWDDDWTVQTKDRKWTAQFEHTLVVTEDGYEVLTIPSES, from the coding sequence ATGACTCGAGCACCATTGACCCCCGGTAATCCCACGCCCATCCGCTCCGTCCCGGCCCACATCGAAAGGCCGGAGTACGCCTGGAAGGACAGCGTGCAGGAGAACATCGGCGAGCCGTGGGTGCAGACGCCCGAGACTATCGAGAAGATGCGCGAAGCCAGCCGCATCGCCGCCGATGCGTTGCAGGCAGCAGGAGCTGCCGTCGCCCCCGGTGTGACCACCGACGAGGTCGACCGGGTGGCGCATGAGTACATGTGCGACCACGGTGCGTACCCCTCCACGCTTGGCTACCGCCACTTCCCGAAGTCCAGCTGCGTAAGCCTCAACGAGATCATCTGCCACGGCATCCCGGACAGCACCGTGATTCAGGACGGCGACATTGTCAACATCGACGTCACCGCTTACAAGAACGGCGTGCACGGCGACACCAACGCGACCTTCCTAGCTGGCGACGTCTCCGAGGAACACCGCCTACTCGTCGAGCGCACCGAGGAGGCCATGTGGCGTGGCATCAAGGCCGTCAAGCCAGGCCGCCAGATCAACATCATTGGCCGCGTGATCGAAAGCTACGCAAAGCGCTTTGGCTACAACGTCGTGGAGGACTTCACCGGCCACGGCGTTGGTCCGACCTTCCACAACGGCCTAGTTGTGCTGCACTACGACCGTCCCACCATGTACACCGACCTGCTGGAACCGGGTATGACCCTGACCATCGAGCCGATGATCAACCTCGGCGGCCTCGACTACGAGGTCTGGGATGACGACTGGACCGTCCAAACCAAGGACCGCAAGTGGACCGCGCAGTTCGAGCACACCCTCGTCGTTACCGAGGACGGCTACGAGGTTCTGACAATTCCCAGCGAGAGCTAA
- a CDS encoding penicillin-binding transpeptidase domain-containing protein: MRTTSWTPRRSITAAVTTVGLVLGAAACTPKPDVADDAAQAFLAALSNPGEASQAGGETDNPDKATKAIEQAWQSLQAEGLQTELKSVNTQDNQATAQYSMRWDLPGGREFSYDSSMNLTRTGDDWSVRWQPAVLHPELGANQHLELRSVPATVANVVGSDGAVLLEPGTQYRVLVDPSKVSSVLGTMRRIAGELDSLRGGDKSVPSIDPEKKAEEAADVDGEYSVLTVNQAQGKRLQGVLGKVEGIRLNEEPSLVRPDPSFAPDIMSRVRSVVEDDLQGESGWKVVAATSEGNEVAKVGGEDPKSSPSVHVSLSRKVQEAAQKAVDTRADSKVMMVVMRPSTGEVLAVAQSEKADEDGNVALMGQYPPGSTFKMLTAYAGLQKQGLTPDSIVGCPGTQDIGGRIVTNYNSFSLGSTPLENAFAKSCNTTFADISTKLKPGELKDVAAQFGLGADYDIEGLDTITGSVPEGEKMLDRTEAGYGQGLDLASPFGMAMVASAVAAGKAPTPYLIAGDNHHTEAKNDEAKKDAKKKLDPKVIQELRRMMRAVVTNGSGSGVAGAGEVYAKTGEAEINEGSHSWLAGYRGDLAFATLIVLGGGSEHATSVTADFFKNLDGPAAEAEGRQE; the protein is encoded by the coding sequence ATGCGCACCACCTCTTGGACCCCTCGCCGGAGCATCACCGCAGCCGTTACGACGGTCGGCCTGGTGCTGGGCGCTGCGGCTTGTACACCTAAGCCCGATGTTGCTGATGACGCCGCCCAGGCCTTCCTAGCCGCCCTATCCAACCCGGGCGAAGCCTCACAGGCCGGAGGGGAGACCGATAACCCCGACAAAGCGACGAAGGCTATCGAGCAGGCATGGCAGTCTCTGCAGGCCGAGGGCCTGCAGACGGAGCTGAAGAGCGTCAATACCCAGGACAACCAGGCCACCGCGCAGTATTCGATGCGTTGGGACTTGCCGGGCGGACGCGAGTTTTCCTATGACTCCTCGATGAACCTCACCCGGACTGGCGACGACTGGTCTGTGCGCTGGCAGCCTGCCGTGCTGCACCCGGAGCTGGGTGCCAACCAGCATCTGGAGCTGCGTAGCGTTCCCGCCACCGTCGCCAACGTGGTGGGTTCCGATGGTGCGGTGCTGCTGGAGCCGGGAACCCAGTATCGGGTCCTCGTCGATCCGTCAAAGGTTTCTAGTGTTTTGGGCACCATGCGGCGCATCGCCGGCGAGTTGGATTCGCTGCGGGGTGGCGATAAATCCGTGCCCAGCATCGACCCTGAGAAGAAGGCCGAGGAGGCTGCCGATGTAGACGGGGAGTATTCCGTACTGACCGTCAACCAGGCTCAGGGTAAGCGCTTGCAAGGGGTCCTCGGCAAGGTCGAAGGTATACGCCTTAATGAGGAACCCTCCCTAGTGCGACCCGATCCTTCCTTTGCCCCCGACATCATGTCTCGCGTACGAAGCGTGGTGGAGGACGATTTGCAGGGGGAGAGTGGTTGGAAGGTCGTCGCCGCCACCAGTGAAGGCAATGAAGTGGCTAAGGTCGGCGGCGAAGATCCGAAGTCTTCCCCGAGCGTCCACGTCTCTTTGTCCCGTAAGGTGCAGGAGGCAGCTCAAAAGGCCGTGGATACCCGCGCTGATTCCAAGGTGATGATGGTGGTTATGCGCCCATCGACCGGCGAGGTGCTGGCGGTCGCCCAGTCGGAGAAGGCCGATGAGGACGGCAACGTTGCCCTGATGGGGCAGTACCCGCCGGGCTCGACGTTCAAGATGCTCACCGCATACGCCGGCTTGCAGAAGCAGGGGCTTACTCCGGATTCGATCGTCGGTTGCCCCGGCACCCAGGATATCGGCGGGCGTATCGTCACCAACTACAACAGCTTCTCCCTGGGGAGCACCCCGCTGGAGAATGCCTTCGCTAAGTCGTGTAACACCACCTTCGCGGACATCTCGACCAAGCTAAAGCCGGGGGAGTTGAAGGACGTCGCGGCGCAGTTTGGTCTCGGCGCGGACTACGACATCGAGGGGCTGGATACTATTACCGGCTCCGTGCCCGAGGGGGAGAAGATGCTTGACCGCACTGAAGCTGGTTACGGCCAGGGCCTTGACCTCGCCAGCCCCTTCGGCATGGCGATGGTGGCCTCCGCTGTGGCGGCGGGCAAGGCGCCTACCCCGTACCTCATCGCCGGAGACAACCACCACACGGAGGCCAAAAACGACGAGGCCAAGAAGGACGCGAAGAAGAAGCTGGATCCGAAGGTCATCCAGGAGCTCCGCCGCATGATGCGCGCCGTGGTCACCAACGGCTCGGGCTCGGGTGTGGCTGGCGCCGGCGAGGTCTACGCCAAGACTGGTGAGGCCGAGATCAACGAGGGGTCCCACAGTTGGCTCGCCGGATACCGCGGAGACTTGGCCTTTGCCACCCTCATTGTCCTTGGCGGCGGATCCGAGCACGCTACTTCCGTGACCGCCGACTTCTTCAAGAATCTGGATGGCCCGGCCGCGGAGGCGGAAGGGCGTCAAGAGTAA
- a CDS encoding response regulator has protein sequence MPDQLRVLICDDHPVVRAGIEAMLRGAGDVEIVASVGDPDRAVVICAEEQPDVVLMDLRFGEGPGSESAESGGVRATRAIRKRKPAPQVLILTNYSTDSDVLGAISAGAVGYLLKDCAPDELAEGIRQAARGQTVMNKNIMGKLRGRLANPFESLTNREQEVLVLASQGKSNRAIAKDLVLTEATVKSHMAHVFSKLNVKNRTAAVAVARERGIID, from the coding sequence GTGCCAGACCAGCTACGTGTCTTGATCTGCGACGATCACCCCGTCGTGCGCGCTGGTATCGAAGCGATGCTGCGCGGCGCGGGGGACGTGGAGATCGTGGCCTCCGTAGGGGACCCCGACCGCGCTGTCGTCATCTGTGCCGAGGAGCAGCCCGATGTGGTGCTTATGGACCTGCGCTTCGGAGAAGGCCCCGGCAGCGAGAGCGCCGAGTCCGGGGGAGTGCGCGCCACCCGCGCGATCCGTAAGCGCAAGCCCGCTCCGCAGGTGCTGATCCTGACGAACTACTCCACGGATAGCGACGTCCTAGGTGCCATTTCCGCCGGCGCGGTGGGCTACCTGCTCAAGGACTGCGCCCCCGATGAGTTGGCCGAGGGGATTCGCCAGGCAGCCCGCGGGCAGACGGTGATGAATAAGAACATCATGGGCAAGCTCCGCGGCCGGCTGGCTAACCCTTTCGAATCGCTGACCAACCGCGAGCAGGAGGTGCTTGTGCTCGCTAGCCAGGGTAAGTCTAACCGGGCGATTGCAAAGGACCTCGTCCTTACCGAAGCGACCGTGAAGTCCCACATGGCGCACGTTTTTTCAAAGTTGAATGTGAAAAACAGAACAGCTGCCGTCGCTGTGGCGAGGGAACGCGGAATCATCGATTAA
- a CDS encoding sensor histidine kinase has translation MMHREKPDSKSNKVVALNRAWAYLSMGLHLLMALLMAVVIVRDGWSWNAVALCFIYVMGLWLRPTWLWLTLVIATWACLLLVAPSAVFMAFALFFLCVGVLPLWPAIVCNAVVTTLSVYQGGEALGPIVAAVVATVVGVGFKELRDEASAREAASRHAGEMGERTRLAGEIHDTIAQGLSSIHMILQAVEKRVEDPEVLEDLRLARTTAEDNLAETRRIIAALQPGPLVGGDLPIALARVSSGTPLGEALSFEVEGEPYDLDEKVEQELTRIAQSLVSNVVKHSEATRARVTLTYQSDLLSLDVVDNGRGMDEELVSKIAAERMSLSPVGLAGVRRRANLIGATMHVESSPGAGCGVSIQVPIL, from the coding sequence ATGATGCACAGAGAAAAGCCGGACTCCAAGTCGAATAAAGTCGTTGCGCTGAACCGCGCCTGGGCTTACCTGAGTATGGGGCTCCACTTGCTGATGGCCTTACTGATGGCCGTAGTAATTGTCAGGGACGGCTGGTCGTGGAATGCGGTGGCCTTGTGCTTCATCTACGTCATGGGGCTGTGGCTGCGTCCCACATGGCTATGGCTGACGTTGGTTATAGCGACCTGGGCGTGCCTGCTGCTGGTGGCGCCGAGCGCCGTTTTCATGGCATTCGCGCTGTTCTTCCTGTGCGTGGGCGTGCTACCCCTGTGGCCGGCGATCGTGTGTAATGCAGTGGTGACCACTCTGTCGGTCTATCAGGGTGGCGAGGCATTGGGGCCGATCGTTGCCGCCGTGGTCGCTACGGTCGTCGGGGTGGGATTCAAGGAGCTGCGCGACGAGGCCAGCGCTCGCGAGGCGGCCAGCCGCCACGCAGGCGAAATGGGCGAGCGCACGCGTTTGGCTGGGGAGATTCACGACACGATCGCCCAGGGGCTAAGCTCCATCCACATGATTCTGCAGGCTGTAGAGAAGCGGGTGGAGGATCCGGAAGTTCTGGAGGATCTGCGTCTCGCCCGTACCACTGCCGAGGACAACCTGGCCGAAACCCGGCGCATTATCGCCGCGCTGCAGCCCGGGCCACTGGTCGGCGGCGACCTGCCAATCGCCCTAGCGCGCGTAAGCTCCGGCACGCCACTTGGCGAGGCTTTGAGCTTCGAGGTCGAGGGCGAACCCTACGACCTGGACGAGAAGGTGGAGCAGGAGCTCACCCGCATTGCGCAGTCCCTCGTCTCTAACGTGGTGAAGCACTCGGAGGCCACGCGCGCCCGGGTCACCCTGACCTACCAGAGCGACCTGCTCAGCCTCGACGTCGTGGACAACGGCCGGGGCATGGACGAAGAGCTAGTGAGCAAGATCGCCGCCGAGAGGATGAGCCTGTCGCCGGTAGGCCTGGCTGGCGTGCGGCGCCGCGCCAACCTGATCGGCGCGACCATGCACGTGGAAAGCTCGCCGGGCGCTGGCTGCGGCGTATCCATCCAGGTGCCGATTCTCTAG
- a CDS encoding FtsX-like permease family protein, which yields MLSTKSLTPIRGFMFQGMRELRVSRGKTALIITTVLLITAMVTLLSSLSAGLSFQSASALEHKVGSDRQLVLNDAGGTVNLSTGSLTDAQVSEVESRGGEVVTMARSKDEEGQAFIAMSYKGDKPSEDLYLEHQPIHWMSTSEVENLPGASAFGVVAADAEPVDGAVMLKGKDALEASASYKGEQSSLNLMIVLLYVISALVLGAFFTVWTMQRLRGVAITVALGGTRSSILSDAVGQALVVLFVGIAAGTLLTVGVGGFLDGIPMEVTANTTLVPATILLAAGLLGAGLSIIPVMKVDPRKAMNS from the coding sequence ATGCTAAGCACGAAGTCGTTAACCCCGATCCGGGGATTCATGTTTCAGGGGATGCGCGAACTGCGCGTATCCCGTGGCAAGACGGCGCTCATTATCACCACCGTCCTGCTAATTACCGCTATGGTCACGCTCCTGAGCTCCCTGTCGGCGGGCCTGAGTTTCCAGTCCGCCTCCGCCTTGGAGCACAAGGTCGGAAGCGATCGCCAACTCGTGCTGAACGATGCCGGCGGCACTGTGAACTTGAGTACTGGTTCTCTTACTGACGCCCAAGTCAGCGAAGTTGAGAGCCGTGGTGGAGAGGTCGTCACGATGGCCCGCTCGAAGGATGAAGAAGGTCAAGCTTTCATCGCAATGTCCTACAAGGGTGACAAGCCCAGCGAGGACCTCTACCTCGAGCACCAGCCAATCCACTGGATGAGTACCAGCGAGGTTGAGAACTTGCCCGGCGCCTCCGCCTTCGGTGTCGTTGCCGCGGATGCAGAGCCAGTCGACGGCGCGGTCATGTTGAAGGGCAAGGATGCCCTGGAAGCCAGTGCCTCCTACAAGGGCGAGCAGTCCTCCCTGAACCTCATGATCGTGCTGCTCTACGTGATCTCCGCCCTGGTGCTGGGTGCGTTCTTCACCGTGTGGACGATGCAGCGCCTGCGCGGCGTGGCGATCACCGTGGCGCTCGGCGGCACGCGCTCCAGCATCCTGAGCGACGCGGTCGGCCAGGCTCTGGTCGTGCTCTTCGTGGGCATCGCCGCAGGCACCCTCCTCACCGTCGGCGTCGGAGGGTTCCTAGATGGCATCCCCATGGAGGTCACCGCCAATACAACCCTCGTCCCGGCTACCATCCTGCTGGCCGCAGGCCTGCTCGGCGCCGGCCTGTCCATCATCCCCGTAATGAAGGTCGATCCGCGAAAGGCAATGAACTCATGA
- a CDS encoding ABC transporter ATP-binding protein: MIFPALEVKNISLEITDGTTKRNLLTDVTFNVDPGEVVGITGPSGSGKSTLLSIIGCLETATSGSATLHGADTLELGTVSGRQAAEIRRRHLGIVFQQPNLLPALTAKEQLLVMSRLDKPFGISGKTWRQQEQKAERLLKEVGLEGRENAKVPELSGGQQARVNLARALMNDPALLLVDEPTAALDTANAKRVTELIVDLARERNTPVLYVSHDQEQLATLDRRIELVDGKASEVKMATT; this comes from the coding sequence ATGATTTTCCCAGCACTCGAAGTAAAGAACATCTCCCTCGAGATCACCGACGGAACCACCAAGCGCAACCTGCTGACGGACGTCACCTTCAACGTGGACCCTGGCGAGGTCGTAGGCATCACCGGCCCCTCCGGCTCCGGTAAGTCCACCCTGCTGTCCATCATCGGCTGCTTGGAGACCGCCACCTCCGGCTCCGCCACCCTTCACGGCGCGGACACCCTTGAGCTCGGCACCGTCTCCGGCCGCCAGGCCGCGGAGATCCGCCGCCGTCACCTGGGCATCGTGTTTCAGCAGCCGAACCTGCTGCCGGCGCTGACGGCCAAGGAACAGCTCCTAGTGATGAGCCGCTTGGATAAGCCATTCGGTATCAGCGGCAAGACGTGGCGTCAGCAAGAACAAAAGGCCGAGCGTCTGCTCAAGGAAGTTGGCCTGGAAGGGCGAGAGAATGCAAAGGTCCCCGAGCTATCCGGTGGCCAGCAGGCCCGCGTAAACCTGGCTCGTGCCCTGATGAACGACCCGGCGCTGCTGCTGGTGGACGAGCCGACCGCGGCGTTGGACACCGCCAACGCGAAGCGAGTCACTGAGCTGATCGTGGACCTAGCACGCGAGCGCAACACGCCAGTGCTGTACGTCTCCCACGACCAGGAGCAGCTAGCCACGCTGGACCGTCGCATCGAGCTGGTCGACGGCAAGGCCAGCGAAGTAAAGATGGCGACTACTTAG
- the ispG gene encoding flavodoxin-dependent (E)-4-hydroxy-3-methylbut-2-enyl-diphosphate synthase has translation MSGISLGIPDGPPPVLAPRRKTRQLMVGGVGVGSDHPISVQSMTTTKTHDVNATLQQIAQLTASGCDIVRVACPKTVDAEALPAIAAKSPIPVIADIHFQPKYIFSAIDAGCAAVRVNPGNIKEFDGRVKEVAKAAGDAGIPIRIGVNAGSLDKRIMEKYGKATPEALVESAVWEASLFEEHGFGDIAISVKHNDPVVMVEAYRQLAAQTDYPLHLGVTEAGPAFQGTIKSSVAFGALLAEGIGDTIRVSLSADPVEEIKVGDQILQSLNLRPRKLEIVSCPSCGRAQVDVYKLADEVTAGLEGMEFPLRVAVMGCVVNGPGEARDADLGVASGNGKGQIFVKGEVIKTVPEDQIVETLIEEAMRIAEEEGLEAVEGQKAEVRVTK, from the coding sequence ATGTCTGGTATTTCCCTGGGTATTCCCGACGGTCCGCCCCCCGTGCTGGCTCCGCGGCGCAAGACGCGCCAACTCATGGTCGGCGGGGTAGGGGTCGGCAGCGATCACCCGATCTCGGTGCAGTCGATGACTACCACGAAGACGCACGATGTTAACGCGACGTTGCAGCAAATCGCCCAGCTGACTGCCTCCGGCTGCGACATCGTCCGCGTGGCTTGCCCGAAGACGGTGGATGCCGAGGCACTGCCTGCCATCGCCGCCAAGTCCCCGATCCCGGTGATCGCGGATATACACTTCCAGCCGAAGTACATCTTCAGCGCCATCGACGCGGGCTGTGCTGCAGTGCGCGTGAACCCCGGCAACATCAAGGAGTTCGATGGCCGGGTCAAAGAAGTTGCGAAGGCGGCCGGGGATGCGGGCATTCCGATCCGTATTGGCGTCAATGCCGGTTCCCTGGATAAGCGCATCATGGAGAAGTACGGAAAGGCCACGCCAGAGGCGCTGGTCGAGTCCGCTGTGTGGGAGGCAAGCCTGTTCGAAGAGCACGGCTTCGGCGACATTGCGATTTCTGTGAAGCACAATGACCCGGTCGTGATGGTGGAGGCCTACCGCCAGCTTGCCGCGCAGACGGACTACCCGCTGCACCTGGGCGTCACGGAAGCCGGCCCGGCTTTCCAGGGCACCATCAAGTCCTCTGTGGCTTTCGGAGCTCTGCTGGCCGAGGGCATCGGCGACACGATCCGCGTGTCCCTGTCTGCGGACCCGGTGGAGGAGATCAAGGTCGGCGACCAGATCCTGCAGTCGCTGAACCTGCGCCCCCGCAAGCTCGAGATCGTGTCTTGCCCCTCCTGCGGTCGCGCGCAGGTGGATGTGTACAAGCTGGCCGACGAGGTCACCGCGGGCCTGGAGGGCATGGAGTTCCCGCTGCGCGTTGCCGTCATGGGTTGTGTCGTGAATGGCCCAGGCGAGGCCCGCGATGCAGACCTGGGCGTGGCCTCCGGCAATGGTAAGGGCCAGATCTTCGTTAAGGGCGAGGTCATCAAGACCGTGCCGGAGGATCAGATTGTGGAAACCCTCATCGAGGAAGCTATGCGCATCGCCGAGGAGGAGGGCCTGGAGGCCGTCGAGGGCCAGAAGGCCGAGGTGCGGGTGACTAAGTAG
- a CDS encoding M50 family metallopeptidase produces the protein MAFGLGILLFALGIALSIALHEAGHLIAARMSGMRVRRYFIGFGPTIFSFRKGHTEYGLKGVPLGGFCDIAGMTKLDEMTDEERPYAMYDKPAHRRIFVMLGGIIMNILLALGILYGVALAWGLPDRNVVFTPTVESTQCAPAKQNSDGTLAKCTGEGPAAESGVQTGDTFLSVNGEETKDFREFTKAIADEAERAADDGKQVGDRITVPAVVDRNGQHKNLDLQIELVERVNTAGNTMTSGAVGIRAKRPDFVINQYNPASAVGGTLSFTGGMVNDTFHGLIGLPQRVPGVVESIFGGNREDDSPMSVVGASRVGGELVQYQQWMSFLMTLASLNLFLAAFNLVPLPPLDGGHIAVVIYEKIRDFFRRLRGKQPGGPADYTKLMPLTYAATAVLLVFGIIVIVADVVNPIRIF, from the coding sequence GTGGCTTTCGGACTAGGGATCCTACTCTTCGCCCTAGGCATTGCCCTATCCATCGCCCTGCACGAGGCGGGGCACCTCATCGCTGCCCGCATGTCCGGCATGCGCGTGCGGCGATACTTTATCGGCTTCGGCCCGACGATCTTTAGCTTCCGCAAGGGCCACACCGAGTACGGCCTGAAGGGCGTCCCGCTAGGTGGCTTCTGCGACATCGCCGGCATGACGAAGCTCGACGAGATGACTGACGAGGAGCGCCCGTACGCAATGTACGACAAGCCGGCGCACCGGCGAATCTTTGTCATGCTCGGCGGCATCATCATGAATATCCTGCTGGCTCTCGGCATTCTCTACGGGGTGGCGCTGGCCTGGGGCCTGCCGGACCGCAACGTGGTCTTTACTCCCACCGTCGAATCCACCCAGTGTGCACCGGCGAAGCAGAACTCGGATGGCACGCTCGCCAAGTGCACGGGCGAGGGGCCAGCGGCGGAATCCGGCGTCCAGACTGGGGATACTTTCCTCTCCGTGAACGGCGAAGAGACGAAAGACTTCCGAGAGTTCACCAAGGCCATCGCCGACGAGGCCGAGCGCGCCGCCGACGATGGCAAGCAGGTCGGCGACCGCATCACGGTTCCGGCCGTCGTTGACCGCAACGGGCAGCACAAAAACCTCGACCTGCAGATCGAGTTGGTCGAGCGCGTCAATACCGCCGGCAACACCATGACCTCCGGCGCCGTCGGCATCCGCGCCAAGCGCCCGGATTTCGTGATCAACCAGTACAACCCCGCCAGCGCGGTGGGTGGCACTCTGTCCTTCACGGGCGGTATGGTCAACGACACTTTCCATGGCCTGATTGGCCTGCCGCAGCGCGTGCCTGGGGTGGTGGAGTCTATCTTCGGCGGCAACCGCGAGGACGATTCCCCGATGAGTGTGGTCGGTGCCTCCCGCGTCGGCGGTGAGCTGGTGCAGTACCAACAGTGGATGAGCTTCCTCATGACTCTGGCGAGCCTGAACCTCTTCCTGGCCGCCTTCAACCTGGTGCCACTACCACCACTGGACGGCGGGCATATCGCCGTGGTTATCTACGAAAAGATCCGCGATTTCTTCCGCCGACTGCGCGGCAAGCAGCCGGGAGGTCCCGCCGACTACACGAAGCTGATGCCGTTGACGTACGCAGCTACAGCGGTGCTGCTGGTGTTTGGCATTATTGTGATCGTCGCCGATGTGGTTAATCCGATCCGTATTTTCTAG
- the dxr gene encoding 1-deoxy-D-xylulose-5-phosphate reductoisomerase has protein sequence MDRVKTRVVVLGSTGSIGTQALEVMADNPERFELVGISAHGSKPDVLAQQVRDFGLDLGRVAVASEHTAEWLDGEFGAHCIRGKDSARELVEAVGPELGECDVILNALVGSLGLDATLATLGTKAKLALANKESLVAGGQLVLKAADEGQLIPVDSEHSAMAQCLRSGRVDEVDSLVLTASGGPFRGYTRAQLEDVTPLQAANHPTWSMGQMNTLNSATMVNKGLELIEASLLFGIPAEKIDVTVHPQSIVHSMVTFIDGATIAQASPPSMKLPISLALGWPDRIADAQPKLDFTEATDWHFEPLDDEVFPAVILARQAVTAGGTMPAVYNAANEEAAVEFLNGRLSFPRIVDTVAATMEACQHLSAEPNDLEDVLAAEREARAKAHERMATWLSD, from the coding sequence ATAGACCGCGTGAAAACGCGAGTAGTAGTACTAGGCAGCACCGGATCCATCGGCACCCAAGCGCTGGAGGTGATGGCGGATAACCCAGAGCGCTTCGAGCTGGTTGGCATTTCCGCGCACGGCTCCAAGCCGGACGTGCTGGCGCAGCAGGTCCGCGACTTTGGGCTGGACCTCGGGCGTGTGGCGGTGGCTTCCGAGCACACGGCGGAGTGGCTGGACGGAGAGTTCGGCGCCCACTGCATCCGTGGCAAGGATTCTGCCCGCGAATTGGTTGAGGCTGTCGGGCCGGAACTGGGGGAGTGCGACGTCATTCTGAACGCCCTGGTTGGTTCTCTGGGGCTCGACGCAACGCTGGCCACCTTGGGAACGAAGGCGAAGCTGGCTTTGGCTAACAAGGAATCCCTCGTCGCCGGCGGCCAGCTGGTGCTAAAGGCGGCGGACGAGGGGCAGCTGATTCCCGTGGATTCCGAGCATTCCGCGATGGCTCAATGCCTGCGCTCTGGGCGGGTGGACGAGGTCGACTCGCTTGTGCTTACTGCGTCGGGTGGTCCCTTCCGGGGCTACACTCGCGCCCAGCTGGAGGATGTCACCCCGCTGCAGGCGGCGAACCACCCGACCTGGTCGATGGGGCAGATGAACACTCTGAACTCCGCCACAATGGTGAACAAGGGGCTGGAGTTGATCGAAGCCAGCCTACTGTTCGGCATCCCCGCCGAAAAGATCGACGTGACGGTACACCCGCAGTCGATTGTCCACTCCATGGTCACCTTCATCGACGGGGCGACGATCGCCCAGGCATCCCCGCCGTCGATGAAGCTGCCGATCTCCCTCGCCCTCGGCTGGCCAGACCGCATTGCCGATGCACAGCCCAAGTTGGACTTTACCGAAGCAACCGACTGGCACTTTGAGCCACTGGACGACGAAGTCTTCCCGGCCGTGATCTTGGCGCGCCAGGCAGTCACTGCCGGGGGAACGATGCCCGCGGTTTATAATGCTGCGAACGAGGAAGCGGCCGTAGAGTTCCTCAACGGTCGGCTCAGCTTCCCCCGGATTGTGGATACTGTTGCGGCAACCATGGAGGCTTGCCAGCATCTGTCCGCCGAACCCAACGATCTTGAAGATGTGCTGGCGGCAGAGCGCGAAGCCCGCGCCAAGGCGCACGAAAGGATGGCCACGTGGCTTTCGGACTAG